One genomic segment of Syngnathus acus chromosome 1, fSynAcu1.2, whole genome shotgun sequence includes these proteins:
- the rnf11a gene encoding RING finger protein 11a → MGNCLFSQGADDLSLLNESEAGSLPGEPPPPYQERQQPVPAYHPTLGERRLASQLSEEEQVRIAQRIGLIHHLPRGIFDPGSDSSDRKVKECVICMVDFEYGDPIRFLPCLHIYHLDCIDAWLMRSFTCPSCMEPVDAALLATYEAN, encoded by the exons ATGGGGAACTGCCTGTTTTCTCAAGGAGCGGATGATCTGTCTCTGCTGAACGAGTCGGAGGCGGGCAGCCTACCTGGAGAGCCACCGCCGCCTTACCAG GAGCGCCAGCAGCCCGTGCCCGCGTACCATCCCACCCTGGGAGAGAGGCGCTTAGCCAGTCAGCTGAGTGAGGAGGAGCAGGTGCGCATCGCCCAGCGCATCGGGCTCATCCATCACCTGCCGCGAGGCATCTTTGACCCAGGCTCTGATTCTTCTGACCGCAAAGTTAAAGA GTGTGTGATCTGCATGGTAGACTTTGAGTACGGCGACCCGATCCGGTTCCTTCCGTGCCTGCACATCTACCACTTGGACTGCATCGACGCCTGGCTCATGCGCTCCTTCACCTGTCCGTCCTGCATGGAGCCCGTCGACGCCGCGCTGCTCGCGACCTATGAAGCCAACTAa
- the LOC119136462 gene encoding HMG box-containing protein 4-like has translation MEFLNDKPNEVDCRPHPFMTAPGSATSITTKPALSLAVAGPSSDRAAASMRRPVGSLWGEMESQNPACFDPANAAAHLHLLGEALGLIGHLLKGTKKSVCVSTSLFLLLDSLLCGLAPLMCLTSHIPELHQCTDNVLDSTLENIAYIMPGF, from the exons ATGGAGTTTCTCAATGACAAGCCCAACGAGGTAGACTGCAGGCCTCACCCCTTCATGACTGCTCCTGGTTCAGCGACATCCATCACCACCAAGCCCGCGTTGAGTCTGGCTGTGGCCGGGCCCTCGAGTGACAGAGCTGCTGCGTCAATGCGTAGACCCGTGGGATCGCTATGGGGCGAGATGGAATCTCAGAACCCTGCCTGCTTTGATCCAGCGAATGCCGCTGCACACCTACACCTGCTCGGAGAAGCCTTGGGCCTGATTGGTCACCTTCTTAAGGGGACAAAG aaatcagtgtgtgtgtccacaaGCTTGTTTCTACTCTTGGACTCTCTGCTGTGTGGGCTTGCTCCATTGATGTGCCTCACCTCACATATACCAGAGCTACATCAGTGCACAGACAACGTGCTG gaTTCCACTCTGGAAAACATTGCCTACATCATGCCAGGATTTTGA
- the LOC119120672 gene encoding uncharacterized protein LOC119120672 isoform X1, giving the protein MSSQAQHYGSTQPELRLVLLGNIGCGKTSSADTILSQLTDFSAASPRSIQLRKDFAEGRMVTLVEAPRWYWNGLEMDEGVKKETVRAVALLEPGPHAVLLLVPISQFTEMDAQVPTQLQQVFGKEVLEHTMVLLTCGDYLIGRTVEEYLLKENPGLRQMIGLCGGRYHVINNRQRQDRTQVRELLNKVEDMVSKSGVFSLKTKEEREMEERVQQRKRELMEKFRMQKEEKREAFASSYTPNVDTARSVERVESYRDAWERRREDEMDNVNGGVSEVIQSRPAPGGWHSGRIDDQEERLSSRLNADGARLSQMMNEQTGPKVVSTLHHRINSFEETSPEAYPTSFSDTPASVYDPVLATTRVSSPSSPELRLVLIGRSGAGKSAAGNAILGHDVFESRPDSLIAITQECVKKKAVVAGRRVAVVDTPDWFHSERTPDEVRSQISSCVALSSPGPHAFLLCVPTDQPAKMELQALCALETVFGPDVVGKHTLVLFTHADLLRKSGKAGRDDIETYIATRRDDLLKLVEKCGDRFHVLDRGGHGGNVEELLEKVEQIVTEAGGECYSSPAFQEAESRVREMQAEIARERRRQKQEEECLGEQFRGERRSLYPYMQTVAEAEEEVREEEVEKTRAEAERSVSTMNIESLPPITMAYLSPSMFQSMRERVQSNAKMLPKLFSVSSVWVNDGAKKVMGSSVWGSVGSGAQNVQKTVAQSPVWGKVGAQAGHVSKLVGDRLPKVVVDGSSWVGSGAKVVADGSMRVGSGIGSRAKVVAQSPVWGKVGSGAKLVADGSVRLGTGLGAGAKKVAQSPVWGKMGSGAKAGAKIVSESSLWQKTVANAKKVPKLVIVGALLGLALGVFLAGAIGGAVGAVGGSAATELGRRRFAKKSTPEKAVSNIDRRVNDTVESLVRQGDKVMKTE; this is encoded by the exons ATGAGCAGCCAAGCGCAGCACTACGGCTCGACGCAACCGGAGCTGAGGTTGGTGCTGCTGGGCAACATCGGATGCGGCAAGACGTCGTCGGCCGACACCATCCTGAGCCAGCTGACGGATTTCTCCGCGGCGAGTCCCCGCAGCATCCAGCTGCGCAAGGACTTTGCCGAGGGCAGGATGGTGACCCTGGTCGAGGCCCCCAGGTGGTACTGGAACGGCCTGGAAATGGACGAGGGCGTCAAGAAGGAGACGGTGCGAGCCGTGGCCCTTCTGGAGCCCGGTCCTCATGCCGTTCTATTGCTGGTGCCTATCAGCCAGTTCACTGAG ATGGACGCCCAAGTGCCTACACAGTTGCAGCAAGTGTTTGGAAAAGAAGTTCTGGAGCACACCATGGTGCTACTGACCTGCGGCGATTATCTCATAGGAAGAACCGTGGAA GAATACCTTCTCAAGGAGAATCCTGGTCTGAGGCAAATGATCGGGCTATGCGGGGGGCGCTACCATGTCATCAATAACCGTCAGCGGCAGGACCGGACCCAAGTTCGGGAGCTTCTGAACAAG GTGGAGGACATGGTGAGCAAAAGCGGGGTGTTCTCcctcaaaacaaaagaggagagggAAATGGAGGAGCGCGTGCAGCagaggaagagagagctgaTGGAAAAATTCCGGATGCAAAAGGAAGAGAAAAGGGAAGCCTTCGCGTCCAGCTACACACCAAACGTTGACACGGCGAGGAGTGTCGAGAGAGTCGAGTCATACAGAGATGCTtgggagaggaggagagaagaCGAGATGGACAACGTCAATGGAGGAGTGTCTGAGGTGATTCAGTCTCGTCCGGCACCAGGAGGCTGGCACTCGGGCCGAATTGATGATCAGGAGGAGAGACTTTCATCCAGACTCAATGCAG ATGGAGCTAGACTCTCACAAATGATGAATGAACAAACCGGACCAAAAGTCGTTTCCACTC TCCATCACAGAATCAACAGCTTTGAGGAGACTTCCCCTGAGGCCTATCCCACCTCCTTCTCTGATACCCCGGCCTCCGTCTATGACCCCGTCCTTGCCACAACCCGCGTGTCCTCGCCATCCTCTCCGGAGCTGCGTTTAGTATTGATCGGACGATCCGGAGCGGGGAAAAGTGCGGCTGGCAACGCTATCCTGGGCCACGATGTGTTTGAGTCCAGGCCTGACAGTCTGATCGCCATCACTCAGGAGTGCGTCAAGAAGAAAGCAGTCGTTGCTGGAAGAAGG GTGGCAGTAGTGGACACCCCAGACTGGTTCCACTCGGAACGTACCCCCGATGAGGTGCGATCTCAGATCTCCTCTTGCGTGGCCCTGTCCAGTCCGGGTCCCCACGCCTTCCTCCTGTGCGTCCCAACGGACCAGCCGGCCAAGATGGAGCTGCAGGCCCTCTGCGCCCTGGAGACCGTCTTTGGGCCGGATGTCGTCGGGAAACACACGCTGGTCCTCTTCACGCACGCCGATCTTCTGAGGAAGAGCGGGAAGGCCGGCAGAGACGACATCGAGACGTATATCGCGACTCGACGTGATGATTTATTAAAATTGGTGGAGAAATGCGGGGACAGGTTCCATGTGCTGGATAGAGGCGGTCACGGGGGAAATGTGGAGGAGCTCCTGGAGAAGGTGGAGCAGATAGTGACCGAGGCCGGGGGGGAGTGTTACTCCAGCCCCGCTTTCCAAGAGGCCGAGAGCCGAGTGAGGGAGATGCAGGCCGAGATCGCGAGGGAAAGGAGACGGCAGAAGCAAGAGGAAGAATGCCTCGGCGAGCAGTTTCGGGGGGAGAGGCGCTCCCTCTATCCTTACATGCAGACCGTGGCCGAGGCCGAAGAGGAAGTGAGAGAGGAAGAGGTTGAGAAAACACGAGCCGAGGCCGAGAGGAGTGTTAGCACCATGAATATTGAGAGCCTTCCGCCGATTACCATGGCATACTTGTCCCCTTCAATGTTCCAGTCCATGAGGGAAAGAGTGCAGTCGAACGCAAAGATGTTGCCCAAGCTGTTTTCTGTCAGCTCGGTGTGGGTCAACGATGGTGCCAAGAAGGTGATGGGCAGTTCGGTGTGGGGCTCGGTGGGCAGCGGCGCACAGAACGTACAGAAGACGGTGGCCCAAAGTCCCGTGTGGGGGAAGGTGGGCGCTCAAGCCGGGCATGTCTCCAAGCTAGTGGGAGACAGACTCCCCAAGGTGGTGGTAGATGGCTCCAGCTGGGTCGGCTCCGGAGCCAAAGTCGTGGCGGACGGCTCCATGCGTGTCGGATCCGGGATTGGAAGCAGAGCGAAGGTTGTGGCCCAGAGTCCCGTGTGGGGAAAGGTTGGCTCCGGCGCCAAACTGGTGGCTGACGGTTCAGTGCGACTCGGAACCGGACTAGGTGCCGGAGCAAAGAAGGTGGCCCAGAGTCCAGTGTGGGGCAAGATGGGCTCTGGGGCCAAAGCGGGTGCCAAAATAGTCAGCGAGAGCTCATTGTGGCAGAAAACGGTGGCCAACGCCAAAAAGGTGCCGAAGCTCGTCATCGTGGGCGCATTGCTGGGGCTGGCGCTGGGAGTGTTTTTGGCGGGGGCCATCGGCGGAGCTGTGGGGGCCGTCGGCGGTTCTGCGGCCACTGAGTTGGGCAGGCGAAGGTTTGCCAAGAAAAGCACGCCGGAAAAGGCCGTGAGTAACATTGATAGGCGAGTGAACGACACGGTCGAGTCACTGGTCAGACAAGGAGACAAAGTCATGAAAACGGAATGA
- the LOC119120672 gene encoding uncharacterized protein LOC119120672 isoform X2, producing MSSQAQHYGSTQPELRLVLLGNIGCGKTSSADTILSQLTDFSAASPRSIQLRKDFAEGRMVTLVEAPRWYWNGLEMDEGVKKETVRAVALLEPGPHAVLLLVPISQFTEMDAQVPTQLQQVFGKEVLEHTMVLLTCGDYLIGRTVEEYLLKENPGLRQMIGLCGGRYHVINNRQRQDRTQVRELLNKVEDMVSKSGVFSLKTKEEREMEERVQQRKRELMEKFRMQKEEKREAFASSYTPNVDTARSVERVESYRDAWERRREDEMDNVNGGVSEVIQSRPAPGGWHSGRIDDQEERLSSRLNAVHHRINSFEETSPEAYPTSFSDTPASVYDPVLATTRVSSPSSPELRLVLIGRSGAGKSAAGNAILGHDVFESRPDSLIAITQECVKKKAVVAGRRVAVVDTPDWFHSERTPDEVRSQISSCVALSSPGPHAFLLCVPTDQPAKMELQALCALETVFGPDVVGKHTLVLFTHADLLRKSGKAGRDDIETYIATRRDDLLKLVEKCGDRFHVLDRGGHGGNVEELLEKVEQIVTEAGGECYSSPAFQEAESRVREMQAEIARERRRQKQEEECLGEQFRGERRSLYPYMQTVAEAEEEVREEEVEKTRAEAERSVSTMNIESLPPITMAYLSPSMFQSMRERVQSNAKMLPKLFSVSSVWVNDGAKKVMGSSVWGSVGSGAQNVQKTVAQSPVWGKVGAQAGHVSKLVGDRLPKVVVDGSSWVGSGAKVVADGSMRVGSGIGSRAKVVAQSPVWGKVGSGAKLVADGSVRLGTGLGAGAKKVAQSPVWGKMGSGAKAGAKIVSESSLWQKTVANAKKVPKLVIVGALLGLALGVFLAGAIGGAVGAVGGSAATELGRRRFAKKSTPEKAVSNIDRRVNDTVESLVRQGDKVMKTE from the exons ATGAGCAGCCAAGCGCAGCACTACGGCTCGACGCAACCGGAGCTGAGGTTGGTGCTGCTGGGCAACATCGGATGCGGCAAGACGTCGTCGGCCGACACCATCCTGAGCCAGCTGACGGATTTCTCCGCGGCGAGTCCCCGCAGCATCCAGCTGCGCAAGGACTTTGCCGAGGGCAGGATGGTGACCCTGGTCGAGGCCCCCAGGTGGTACTGGAACGGCCTGGAAATGGACGAGGGCGTCAAGAAGGAGACGGTGCGAGCCGTGGCCCTTCTGGAGCCCGGTCCTCATGCCGTTCTATTGCTGGTGCCTATCAGCCAGTTCACTGAG ATGGACGCCCAAGTGCCTACACAGTTGCAGCAAGTGTTTGGAAAAGAAGTTCTGGAGCACACCATGGTGCTACTGACCTGCGGCGATTATCTCATAGGAAGAACCGTGGAA GAATACCTTCTCAAGGAGAATCCTGGTCTGAGGCAAATGATCGGGCTATGCGGGGGGCGCTACCATGTCATCAATAACCGTCAGCGGCAGGACCGGACCCAAGTTCGGGAGCTTCTGAACAAG GTGGAGGACATGGTGAGCAAAAGCGGGGTGTTCTCcctcaaaacaaaagaggagagggAAATGGAGGAGCGCGTGCAGCagaggaagagagagctgaTGGAAAAATTCCGGATGCAAAAGGAAGAGAAAAGGGAAGCCTTCGCGTCCAGCTACACACCAAACGTTGACACGGCGAGGAGTGTCGAGAGAGTCGAGTCATACAGAGATGCTtgggagaggaggagagaagaCGAGATGGACAACGTCAATGGAGGAGTGTCTGAGGTGATTCAGTCTCGTCCGGCACCAGGAGGCTGGCACTCGGGCCGAATTGATGATCAGGAGGAGAGACTTTCATCCAGACTCAATGCAG TCCATCACAGAATCAACAGCTTTGAGGAGACTTCCCCTGAGGCCTATCCCACCTCCTTCTCTGATACCCCGGCCTCCGTCTATGACCCCGTCCTTGCCACAACCCGCGTGTCCTCGCCATCCTCTCCGGAGCTGCGTTTAGTATTGATCGGACGATCCGGAGCGGGGAAAAGTGCGGCTGGCAACGCTATCCTGGGCCACGATGTGTTTGAGTCCAGGCCTGACAGTCTGATCGCCATCACTCAGGAGTGCGTCAAGAAGAAAGCAGTCGTTGCTGGAAGAAGG GTGGCAGTAGTGGACACCCCAGACTGGTTCCACTCGGAACGTACCCCCGATGAGGTGCGATCTCAGATCTCCTCTTGCGTGGCCCTGTCCAGTCCGGGTCCCCACGCCTTCCTCCTGTGCGTCCCAACGGACCAGCCGGCCAAGATGGAGCTGCAGGCCCTCTGCGCCCTGGAGACCGTCTTTGGGCCGGATGTCGTCGGGAAACACACGCTGGTCCTCTTCACGCACGCCGATCTTCTGAGGAAGAGCGGGAAGGCCGGCAGAGACGACATCGAGACGTATATCGCGACTCGACGTGATGATTTATTAAAATTGGTGGAGAAATGCGGGGACAGGTTCCATGTGCTGGATAGAGGCGGTCACGGGGGAAATGTGGAGGAGCTCCTGGAGAAGGTGGAGCAGATAGTGACCGAGGCCGGGGGGGAGTGTTACTCCAGCCCCGCTTTCCAAGAGGCCGAGAGCCGAGTGAGGGAGATGCAGGCCGAGATCGCGAGGGAAAGGAGACGGCAGAAGCAAGAGGAAGAATGCCTCGGCGAGCAGTTTCGGGGGGAGAGGCGCTCCCTCTATCCTTACATGCAGACCGTGGCCGAGGCCGAAGAGGAAGTGAGAGAGGAAGAGGTTGAGAAAACACGAGCCGAGGCCGAGAGGAGTGTTAGCACCATGAATATTGAGAGCCTTCCGCCGATTACCATGGCATACTTGTCCCCTTCAATGTTCCAGTCCATGAGGGAAAGAGTGCAGTCGAACGCAAAGATGTTGCCCAAGCTGTTTTCTGTCAGCTCGGTGTGGGTCAACGATGGTGCCAAGAAGGTGATGGGCAGTTCGGTGTGGGGCTCGGTGGGCAGCGGCGCACAGAACGTACAGAAGACGGTGGCCCAAAGTCCCGTGTGGGGGAAGGTGGGCGCTCAAGCCGGGCATGTCTCCAAGCTAGTGGGAGACAGACTCCCCAAGGTGGTGGTAGATGGCTCCAGCTGGGTCGGCTCCGGAGCCAAAGTCGTGGCGGACGGCTCCATGCGTGTCGGATCCGGGATTGGAAGCAGAGCGAAGGTTGTGGCCCAGAGTCCCGTGTGGGGAAAGGTTGGCTCCGGCGCCAAACTGGTGGCTGACGGTTCAGTGCGACTCGGAACCGGACTAGGTGCCGGAGCAAAGAAGGTGGCCCAGAGTCCAGTGTGGGGCAAGATGGGCTCTGGGGCCAAAGCGGGTGCCAAAATAGTCAGCGAGAGCTCATTGTGGCAGAAAACGGTGGCCAACGCCAAAAAGGTGCCGAAGCTCGTCATCGTGGGCGCATTGCTGGGGCTGGCGCTGGGAGTGTTTTTGGCGGGGGCCATCGGCGGAGCTGTGGGGGCCGTCGGCGGTTCTGCGGCCACTGAGTTGGGCAGGCGAAGGTTTGCCAAGAAAAGCACGCCGGAAAAGGCCGTGAGTAACATTGATAGGCGAGTGAACGACACGGTCGAGTCACTGGTCAGACAAGGAGACAAAGTCATGAAAACGGAATGA